ACCGGCTCCGACTGTGAAGTCATCCTGGCGCTGTATCAGGAAAAAGGCCCGGAATTCCTCGACGAGCTGGAAGGCATGTTCGCCTTTGTGCTGTATGACAGCGAAAAAGACGCATATCTGATTGGCCGCGATCACATCGGGATCATCCCGCTGTATATGGGCCACGACGAACACGGCAACCTGTACATTGCCTCTGAAATGAAAGCGCTTGTGCCTGTTTGCCGCTCCATTAAAGAATTCCCAGCGGGCAGCTACCTGTGGAGCCAGGACGGTGAAATTCGTCCTTATTACCAGCGTGACTGGTTCGATTACGACGCAGTTAAAGACAACGTCACTGACAAAGCCGAGCTGCGTCAGGCGCTGGAAGATTCCGTGAAAAGCCACCTGATGTCCGACGTGCCTTATGGCGTGCTGCTCTCCGGCGGTCTCGATTCTTCAGTGATTTCTGCTATCACCAAGAAATTTGCCGCCCGCCGCGTAGAAGATCAGGAGCGCTCAGAAGCCTGGTGGCCGCAGCTGCACTCCTTCGCAGTAGGCCTCGACGGTTCACCGGATCTGAAAGCCGCGCAGGAAGTGGCAAACCATCTGGGCACTGTGCACCATGAAATTCACTTCACCGTGCAGGAAGGTCTGGATGCCATCCGCGACGTGATTTATCACATCGAAACCTATGACGTCACCACCATCCGCGCTTCGACGCCGATGTACTTGATGTCACGTAAGATCAAAGCGATGGGCATCAAAATGGTGTTGTCCGGTGAAGGTTCCGACGAAGTGTTTGGCGGCTACCTGTACTTCCACAAAGCGCCGAACGCGAAAGAACTGCATGAAGAAACCGTGCGTAAACTGCAGGCGCTGCACATGTTTGACTGTGCGCGTGCCAACAAAGCGATGTCCGCCTGGGGCGTTGAAGCGCGTGTGCCGTTCCTCGACAAGAAGTTCCTCGACGTAGCGATGCGTATCAACCCGCAGGACAAAATGTGCGGCAACGGCAAAATGGAAAAACACGTTCTGCGCGAATGTTTTGAATCCTATCTGCCTGCAAGCGTGGCATGGCGCCAGAAAGAGCAGTTCTCCGACGGCGTAGGCTACAGCTGGATTGATAGCCTGAAAGAAGTGGCCGCGAAGCAGATTACTGACAAACAGCTGGAAACCGCGAGCTTCCGCTTCCCGTACAACACGCCGTCGTCCAAAGAAGCGTATTTGTACCGTGAGATCTTCGAAGAATTGTTCCCACTGCCAAGTGCGGCAGAATGCGTTCCGGGTGGCCCATCCGTTGCCTGCTCTTCCGCTAAGGCCATCGAATGGGACGAGGCGTTCAAAAACATGAACGATCCGTCAGGCCGTGCGGTAGGCGTGCATCAGTCAGCCTATAAATAACGTCACGTTTTTAACGATGGGCCCTTCGGGGCCCATTTTGCGTTATGGTCGATAATTCGACGGAGAAAAAGACGTAATAATCAATTATTGCCGATAAATTCGCCTCGCTGTTCGCAACCTAACCAAACAGTCACATTCCAGCCATTTTCCTTGAAAAAGAAGTTGACGCTCATTGGCTCGTTACGCATAATGCGCCCCGCAACGCCGATAAGGTAACGCGAGAAAAAGATGGCTACGTAGCTCAGTTGGTTAGAGCACATCACTCATAATGATGGGGTCACAGGTTCGAATCCCGTCGTAGCCACCATCTTTTTTTTAGCGGGAGTGGCGAAATTGGTAGACGCACCAGATTTAGGTTCTGGCGCCGCAAGGTGTGCGAGTTCAAGTCTCGCCTCCCGCACCATTCCCAATAAGCGTTGCACGGATGGGGTATCGCCAAGCGGTAAGGCACCGGTTTTTGATACCGGCATTCCCTGGTTCGAATCCAGGTACCCCAGCCATTTTTTTCCCAGACTAAACGTTTTCGCGTGAGTCAATTGGGGTATCGCCAAGCGGTAAGGCACTGGTTTTTGATACCAGCATTCCCTGGTTCGAATCCAGGTACCCCAGCCAGTCTCACTGGCAACACAAAATTCAGGCTACGTAGCTCAGTTGGTTAGAGCACATCACTCATAATGATGGGGTCACAGGTTCGAATCCCGTCGTAGCCACCATATTCTTGGGGTGTCGCCAAGCGGTAAGGCACTGGTTTCTGATACCAGCATTCCGGGGTTCGAATCCCTGCACCCCAGCCATATAGTAAACGATGTACGAAAACTGAAAAGAACACCTGATGGGGTGTCGCCAAGCGGTAAGGCACTGGTTTCTGATACCAGCATTCCGGGGTTCGAATCCCTGCACCCCAGCCACTTTTCAGTGAACATCGTTAAGCATCAAAAATTCAGTTGGGGTATCGCCAAGCGGTAAGGCACTGGTTTCTGATACCAGCATTCCGAGGTTCGAATCCTCGTACCCCAGCCAAATAAAATAAAAAAGCTCGCTTCGGCGGGCTTTTTTGTTTTTGTCATTCCACAGAGTGATGGTTAAGCGCGGCCATCCGACCGCGCCTGCCCTTACAAGCCTAATGCATATTTCAGTGCCTGTCGTTTGAGTACGCCCGCGCGCTCGGCGGCCATTAAGCCGACGTTACGCAGCATTCTTAGCGGCGCAAGATTATTACTGAAGCTCGCATAGAAAAGATCCATGCCCGATTGCATCAGGTAATTATCTGCCATCCGCCGCGTCTGGTAACGTTTAAGCACCGGCAAACTTGCCCAGTCCTCGCCCTGACTACGGGCATTCTCCAGCACGTCCAGCAGCGCATCGACGTCACGATAGCCAAGATTCACGCCCTGCCCCGCCAGTGGATGAATGGTATGCGCCGCATCGCCCACCAGCGCTAACCCTGGCTGCACATAACGTAACGCGTGACGGCGCGTGAGGGGGAATGCGCCTGCCGCAACGGGCTTGATCTTCCCGAGACGCGCCGGGAAAGTACGCACAATTTCCTGTTCAAGCTGCGCCATCGACAGGGACTGTAGCTGGCGAATGCGCGCCGGGGTGTCGTACCACACCAGCGATGCCCAGCGGTCGAACAGCGGCAGGAAGGCGCGCGGCCCGGCGGGCGTGAACTGCTGCCAGGTGCTGTCGCCTGGTTCGTTTTCGCATTCCACGGTAATCAGCATGCAGGACTGCGGATACTGCCAGGCATGAACGCCGATCCCGGCCATTTGGCGCACCTGAGAATTCGCACCGTCGGCCCCAATCACCAGTTTTGCCTTCAACTCGCTGCCGTCGGTAAAGCCCAGCACGTAGCCATCACTGCCGTACAGCATCGTTTCCAGCGACGCCGGCATGCACAATCTGACATTGTCATGTGCCTCCAGCGCCTGCCACAAGGCGAGCTGTAAAACGTTGTTCTCCACCATATAACCGAGCTCGGGCAGTTTCAGCTCCGCGGCGTTAAACACCACGTGCGCATTTTCCCATTCCCAGGTTTCCAGCTGGCAATAACGATGGGTGCGCATGGCCTGAATCGCCTCCCACACGCCAAGCCCGCGCAGGAGACCGACCGACGACGCGCTGATGGCGGAGATCCGCACATCCGGCTGGCTCGCGGCATCAAACGCGGGCGGTGCCGCCTGTTCAATTACGGTTACGCTGAATCCAAGCTGTGCCAGCCCCAGCGCCAGCGCGCCCCCGACCATCCCACCGCCAACGACGGCGACATCAGTGTGTTGATTGCTCATGGCTCGTTTCCTTAAACCTCAATCCCTTAAGTTTACCGGATTTTTTTGTCCTTTGGGCGCCGGGTGGGTCATACTGGTCACACTCGCCACAAAGCATTACAATACGCGCCCTGCGTTTCCTCGAGCAAAGCTAAGTCGATGACAAAAAAACTCCATATTAAAACCTGGGGCTGTCAGATGAACGAATACGATTCATCAAAGATGGCCGATCTGCTGGATGCCACTCACGGCTATCAACTGACTGACATCGCGGAAGAAGCCGATGTGCTGCTGCTGAACACCTGCTCGATACGTGAGAAAGCGCAGGAAAAAGTGTTCCACCAGCTGGGACGCTGGAAACTTATCAAAGCCAAACGACCGGACGTGATCATCGGCGTTGGCGGCTGCGTCGCATCACAGGAAGGCAAACTGATCCGCCAGCGCGCCCACTACGTCGATATTATTTTTGGCCCGCAGACGCTGCACCGTTTGCCAGAAATGATCAGCTCCATTCGCGGCATGCGCGATCGCCGCAAACCGATCGTTGACGTGAGCTTCCCGGAAATCGAAAAATTCGACCGCCTGCCAGAACCTCGTGCCGATGGCCCGACCGCGTTCGTGTCGATCATGGAAGGCTGCAATAAATACTGCACCTACTGCGTGGTGCCTTACACCCGCGGGGAAGAAGTCAGCCGTCCGTGCGACGACATCCTGTTTGAAGTTGCCCAACTGGCGTCACAGGGTGTGCGCGAAATTCATCTGCTGGGCCAGAACGTCAACGCCTGGCGCGGTGAGA
This DNA window, taken from Scandinavium goeteborgense, encodes the following:
- the ubiF gene encoding 3-demethoxyubiquinol 3-hydroxylase, with translation MSNQHTDVAVVGGGMVGGALALGLAQLGFSVTVIEQAAPPAFDAASQPDVRISAISASSVGLLRGLGVWEAIQAMRTHRYCQLETWEWENAHVVFNAAELKLPELGYMVENNVLQLALWQALEAHDNVRLCMPASLETMLYGSDGYVLGFTDGSELKAKLVIGADGANSQVRQMAGIGVHAWQYPQSCMLITVECENEPGDSTWQQFTPAGPRAFLPLFDRWASLVWYDTPARIRQLQSLSMAQLEQEIVRTFPARLGKIKPVAAGAFPLTRRHALRYVQPGLALVGDAAHTIHPLAGQGVNLGYRDVDALLDVLENARSQGEDWASLPVLKRYQTRRMADNYLMQSGMDLFYASFSNNLAPLRMLRNVGLMAAERAGVLKRQALKYALGL
- the asnB gene encoding asparagine synthase B: MCSIFGVLDIKTDAVELRKKALELSRLMRHRGPDWSGVYASDKAILAHERLSIVDVNAGAQPLYNEKKTHALAVNGEIYNHQALRAEYGDRYQFQTGSDCEVILALYQEKGPEFLDELEGMFAFVLYDSEKDAYLIGRDHIGIIPLYMGHDEHGNLYIASEMKALVPVCRSIKEFPAGSYLWSQDGEIRPYYQRDWFDYDAVKDNVTDKAELRQALEDSVKSHLMSDVPYGVLLSGGLDSSVISAITKKFAARRVEDQERSEAWWPQLHSFAVGLDGSPDLKAAQEVANHLGTVHHEIHFTVQEGLDAIRDVIYHIETYDVTTIRASTPMYLMSRKIKAMGIKMVLSGEGSDEVFGGYLYFHKAPNAKELHEETVRKLQALHMFDCARANKAMSAWGVEARVPFLDKKFLDVAMRINPQDKMCGNGKMEKHVLRECFESYLPASVAWRQKEQFSDGVGYSWIDSLKEVAAKQITDKQLETASFRFPYNTPSSKEAYLYREIFEELFPLPSAAECVPGGPSVACSSAKAIEWDEAFKNMNDPSGRAVGVHQSAYK